A section of the Candidatus Latescibacterota bacterium genome encodes:
- the rplC gene encoding 50S ribosomal protein L3, with amino-acid sequence MALRLLGKKLGMTQIFEEGGVLTPVTVIELGPNYVVQKKSADSDGYSAVQLGFEPMRAKNSNKPRLGHLAKAGLEALRYLRESRITAEEAEGYTVGDAITVEKFAAGDSVDVSGRTKGRGTAGVIKRHGMHGVLSMTHGSHEVMRHAGSIGSSATPSRVFRGKKMAGRYGFARQTMQNLRVVAVRAEENLLLVKGAVPGPNGSLVLVTKSIKSKG; translated from the coding sequence ATGGCACTGAGGCTCCTGGGCAAGAAGCTCGGCATGACCCAGATCTTCGAGGAGGGCGGCGTCCTGACGCCGGTCACCGTCATCGAGCTCGGCCCCAACTACGTCGTCCAGAAGAAGAGCGCGGACAGCGACGGCTACTCGGCCGTCCAGCTGGGCTTCGAGCCCATGCGCGCCAAGAACAGCAACAAGCCGCGCCTGGGCCACCTGGCCAAGGCCGGTCTGGAGGCGCTGCGCTACCTGCGCGAGAGCCGCATCACGGCCGAGGAGGCCGAGGGCTACACGGTCGGCGACGCGATCACCGTCGAGAAGTTCGCCGCGGGCGACAGCGTCGACGTCAGCGGCCGCACCAAGGGCCGCGGCACGGCGGGCGTCATCAAGCGGCACGGCATGCACGGCGTGCTCAGCATGACCCACGGTTCGCACGAGGTGATGCGCCACGCGGGCTCCATCGGCTCGAGCGCCACGCCGTCCCGCGTCTTCCGCGGCAAGAAGATGGCCGGCCGCTATGGCTTCGCCCGCCAGACCATGCAGAACCTGCGAGTGGTGGCGGTGCGCGCCGAGGAGAACCTGCTGCTGGTGAAGGGCGCCGTCCCCGGCCCCAACGGCAGCCTGGTGCTGGTCACCAAGAGCATCAAGAGCAAGGGCTAG
- a CDS encoding STAS domain-containing protein: MKVKTRDAGQVVVFDVSGQVMGGPDADTFHELVKSQLAAGKKQILVNLGKVNWINSTGLGILIAGYTSVQDAGGQFKLANISDRIESILMVTKLAGIFETFETEEEALASFAG, translated from the coding sequence ATGAAGGTCAAGACGCGCGACGCGGGCCAGGTGGTGGTCTTCGACGTCAGTGGCCAGGTGATGGGCGGTCCCGACGCCGACACCTTCCACGAGCTCGTCAAGAGCCAGCTTGCGGCGGGCAAGAAGCAGATCCTGGTGAACCTGGGCAAGGTCAACTGGATCAACAGCACGGGTCTGGGCATCCTCATCGCGGGGTACACCTCGGTGCAGGACGCCGGCGGGCAGTTCAAACTGGCGAACATCTCCGACCGCATCGAGTCGATCCTGATGGTCACCAAGCTGGCCGGCATCTTCGAGACCTTCGAGACCGAGGAAGAGGCGCTCGCCAGCTTCGCCGGCTGA
- a CDS encoding isoleucine--tRNA ligase encodes MSEQGTRQRFPELAKQPVELERAVASYWDRAGIFARTQAAEVESSRPHFVFYEGPPTANGNPGVHHVITRLAKDTICRYKSMDGHFVLRKAGWDTHGLPVELEVQKRLGLKTKADIEAYGVEAFNAKCRESVFSYEKEWRQLTRRIGYWLDLEHPYITCDDDYVESVWWLLRQLWDADLIYKGHKVLPYNPRLGTVYSSHEVAQGYADVEDPSVTVRFPLDGEDGSLLVWTTTPWTLLSNVAVAVHPELTYVKLRLADTDAAEAESVILAEDRVEAVLAGRERYELWRMKGAEMAGWRYRRLYDFAAAPEGKRIAEVICADFVSAEDGTGLVHMAPAYGADDYEAGRERNLAFIDLVGPDGKVRPEAAPFAGLDFKAADPPIMADLKQRGLLFARATVTHSYPHCWRDKGPLIYYAQPAWFIRTTALKERFLSANAAVRWVPPEMGEKRFGDWLKGNVDWALSRDRYWGTPLPIWVSEDGERAVCVGSFEELRKLSMEPLPERIDPHKPMVDAIALRHPETGETLRRVPDVIDAWFDSGSMPFAQWHYPFENKERFEGQYPADFICEAVDQSRGWFYSLLAIGVFMKGQVPYKSVLVSGHVVDVQGKKMSKSLGNSVDPFAVLDADGADALRLYMATTSPLWTALKFDPAGPREMNSKLLGTLRNTYAFLALYANLDGWTPGCASPEFSLMDRWIRSRFETLVAETRASLDALDLTKAAKGIVAFVVEELSNWYVRRSRRRFWKGEMTADKAGAYETLYGVLDGVSRLVAPFVPFLPEAVYRGLRGLDLDADDAGSVHLDRFPVADASRRDVALEAAMGAVLQVVGLGRTLRNQSGLKTRQPLASFEVAGGGDAVRAALADPALRELVLDELNVKAVGLLDDAGDRMRFVAKPRFKQLGPRLGGAMKAVAAAVATLPPDAVLDGYRQGELQVEADGQRFTLTRDELDFGAEAVGAYEVGMDGALCGALDITVDAALAREGHLRELVNRVQNLRKGAGLEVSDRIRLRWEGGELTRATLAEHGPSLMGETLAVDLSEGLSGEGAAERYTLGDEEVALELDKA; translated from the coding sequence ATGAGCGAGCAAGGCACGAGGCAGCGCTTCCCCGAGCTGGCGAAGCAGCCGGTGGAACTGGAGCGGGCGGTGGCGAGCTACTGGGACCGCGCGGGGATCTTCGCGCGCACCCAGGCGGCCGAGGTGGAGTCGTCGCGCCCGCACTTCGTCTTCTACGAGGGACCGCCCACGGCCAACGGCAATCCCGGCGTGCACCACGTGATCACGCGTCTCGCCAAGGACACCATCTGCCGCTACAAGTCGATGGACGGCCACTTCGTCCTGCGCAAGGCGGGCTGGGACACCCACGGCCTGCCCGTGGAGCTCGAGGTGCAGAAGCGCCTGGGCCTCAAGACCAAGGCGGACATCGAGGCCTACGGCGTCGAGGCCTTCAACGCCAAGTGCCGCGAGAGCGTCTTCAGCTACGAGAAGGAATGGCGCCAGCTCACGCGCCGCATCGGCTACTGGCTGGACCTGGAGCACCCCTACATCACCTGCGACGACGACTACGTCGAATCCGTGTGGTGGCTGCTCAGGCAGCTCTGGGATGCGGATCTCATCTACAAGGGCCACAAGGTGCTGCCCTACAACCCGCGCCTGGGGACGGTCTACTCGAGCCACGAGGTCGCGCAGGGCTACGCCGACGTGGAGGACCCGTCGGTCACCGTGCGCTTCCCCCTCGACGGGGAGGACGGCAGCCTGCTGGTCTGGACGACCACGCCCTGGACGCTGCTGTCCAACGTGGCCGTGGCCGTACACCCCGAGCTCACCTACGTGAAGCTGCGCCTCGCGGACACCGACGCGGCCGAGGCCGAGAGCGTGATCCTCGCCGAGGACCGCGTGGAGGCCGTGCTGGCGGGCCGGGAGCGCTACGAGCTCTGGCGCATGAAGGGCGCCGAGATGGCCGGCTGGCGCTACCGGCGTCTCTACGACTTCGCCGCCGCGCCCGAGGGCAAGCGCATCGCCGAGGTGATCTGCGCGGACTTCGTCAGCGCCGAGGACGGCACCGGCCTCGTGCACATGGCGCCCGCCTACGGCGCCGACGACTACGAGGCCGGCCGCGAGCGCAATCTCGCCTTCATCGACCTGGTGGGACCGGACGGCAAGGTGCGTCCCGAGGCCGCGCCCTTCGCGGGCCTGGACTTCAAGGCGGCCGACCCGCCCATCATGGCCGACCTCAAGCAGCGGGGGCTGCTCTTTGCCCGCGCGACCGTCACCCACAGCTACCCGCACTGCTGGCGCGACAAGGGGCCGCTCATCTATTACGCCCAGCCGGCGTGGTTCATCCGCACCACGGCGCTCAAGGAGCGCTTCCTGTCCGCGAACGCCGCGGTGCGCTGGGTGCCGCCGGAGATGGGCGAGAAGCGCTTCGGCGACTGGCTCAAGGGCAACGTGGACTGGGCGCTCTCGCGCGACCGCTACTGGGGCACCCCGCTGCCGATCTGGGTGAGCGAGGACGGCGAGCGCGCCGTCTGCGTCGGCAGCTTCGAGGAGCTGCGCAAGCTGTCGATGGAGCCGCTGCCCGAGCGCATCGATCCGCACAAGCCGATGGTGGACGCGATCGCCCTGCGCCACCCGGAGACGGGCGAGACGCTGCGGCGCGTGCCGGACGTCATCGACGCCTGGTTCGACTCGGGCTCCATGCCCTTCGCGCAGTGGCACTATCCCTTCGAGAACAAGGAGCGCTTCGAGGGACAGTACCCGGCGGACTTCATCTGCGAGGCGGTGGATCAGTCCCGCGGCTGGTTCTACAGCCTGCTGGCGATCGGCGTGTTCATGAAGGGCCAGGTGCCCTACAAGAGCGTGCTGGTGAGCGGCCACGTCGTGGACGTGCAGGGCAAGAAGATGAGCAAGTCCCTGGGCAACAGCGTCGACCCCTTCGCGGTGCTGGACGCCGACGGCGCCGACGCCCTGCGCCTCTACATGGCCACCACGTCGCCGCTGTGGACCGCGCTCAAGTTCGATCCCGCCGGCCCGCGCGAGATGAACAGCAAGCTGCTGGGCACGCTGCGCAACACCTATGCCTTCCTCGCGCTCTACGCGAATCTCGACGGGTGGACGCCGGGCTGCGCGTCGCCGGAATTCAGCCTCATGGACCGCTGGATCCGCTCGCGTTTCGAGACGCTCGTGGCCGAGACCCGCGCCTCGCTCGACGCCCTCGATCTCACGAAGGCCGCCAAGGGCATCGTGGCCTTCGTGGTGGAGGAGCTGAGCAACTGGTACGTGCGCCGCAGCCGCCGCCGCTTCTGGAAGGGGGAGATGACCGCGGACAAGGCCGGCGCCTACGAGACGCTCTACGGCGTGCTCGACGGCGTCAGCCGCCTCGTGGCGCCCTTCGTGCCCTTCCTGCCGGAGGCCGTCTATCGCGGGCTGCGGGGGCTCGATCTCGACGCGGACGACGCCGGCAGCGTCCACCTCGACCGCTTCCCCGTCGCGGACGCGTCGCGCCGGGACGTGGCGCTGGAGGCGGCGATGGGCGCCGTGCTGCAGGTGGTGGGCCTCGGCCGCACGCTGCGCAACCAGTCGGGCCTCAAGACGCGCCAGCCGCTGGCGAGCTTCGAGGTGGCGGGCGGCGGCGACGCCGTGCGCGCGGCGCTCGCGGATCCCGCGCTGCGCGAGCTCGTCCTCGACGAGCTCAACGTCAAGGCCGTGGGCCTCCTCGACGACGCCGGTGACCGCATGCGCTTCGTGGCCAAGCCGCGCTTCAAGCAGCTGGGACCGCGCCTGGGCGGGGCGATGAAGGCCGTCGCCGCGGCGGTGGCGACGCTGCCCCCCGACGCGGTGCTGGACGGCTACCGTCAGGGCGAGCTGCAGGTGGAGGCCGACGGCCAGCGCTTCACGCTCACTCGCGACGAACTGGACTTCGGCGCGGAGGCCGTGGGCGCCTACGAAGTGGGCATGGACGGCGCGCTCTGCGGCGCGCTGGACATCACCGTGGACGCGGCGCTGGCCCGCGAGGGGCACCTGCGCGAGCTGGTGAACCGCGTGCAGAACCTGCGCAAGGGCGCCGGGCTGGAGGTCTCCGACCGCATCCGGCTGCGCTGGGAGGGCGGCGAGCTGACCCGCGCCACGCTGGCCGAGCACGGCCCGAGCCTGATGGGGGAGACCCTCGCCGTGGACCTGAGCGAGGGCCTCAGCGGCGAGGGCGCAGCGGAGCGCTACACGCTGGGCGACGAGGAGGTTGCGCTTGAACTCGACAAGGCCTAG
- a CDS encoding thymidine kinase, with protein MNSATPRLRPAHAGWIEVIAGGMFSGKSEELIRRLRRARIARQAVQAFKPSIDDRYDAGAIVSHDATSIESTPVADVAALRRALAPETQVIGIDEAQFLGPAVVALCVELARTGKRVIVAGLDMDYRGEPFEPVPQLMAVAEEVTKTHAVCLVCGAPASHSQRIVADEGRVLVGASEAYEPRCRDCFEAPA; from the coding sequence ATGAACTCAGCGACACCGCGCCTGCGCCCCGCCCACGCGGGCTGGATCGAGGTCATCGCCGGCGGCATGTTCAGCGGCAAGTCGGAGGAACTCATCCGGCGCCTGCGCCGCGCCAGGATCGCGCGGCAGGCGGTGCAGGCCTTCAAGCCGAGCATCGACGACCGCTACGACGCCGGGGCGATCGTCTCCCACGACGCCACGAGCATCGAGTCCACCCCGGTGGCGGACGTGGCCGCGCTCCGCCGCGCCCTGGCCCCCGAGACCCAGGTGATCGGCATCGACGAAGCCCAGTTCCTGGGCCCCGCCGTGGTCGCGCTCTGCGTGGAGCTGGCGCGGACGGGCAAGCGCGTGATCGTCGCCGGACTGGACATGGACTACCGCGGCGAGCCCTTCGAGCCGGTGCCGCAGCTCATGGCCGTGGCCGAGGAGGTCACCAAGACCCACGCCGTCTGCCTGGTCTGCGGCGCCCCGGCCTCGCACAGCCAGCGCATCGTGGCGGATGAAGGCCGCGTGCTGGTGGGCGCGAGCGAGGCCTACGAGCCCCGCTGTCGCGACTGCTTCGAGGCGCCGGCATGA
- a CDS encoding RluA family pseudouridine synthase — translation MRLRVPAEAAGERLDRWLAGAVPQRSRSALARLIREGALTVDGRPARAGQALRGGEELLLRLPEPVPLDLEPEAVDFTLVHEDEHLAVVDKPAGVVVHPAAGNATGTLVQGLLARLDGLAGIGDRLRPGIVHRLDKDTSGLLLVAKTDVAHRALSAMIAAREVKREYLALAWGRLAAAEGEVATNLGRDPRNRKRMAVLERGGKPALTRYSRIDSLPGFDYIRVALETGRTHQIRVHMAHLGHPLLGDPLYGGRRARLRAKERAARERERAALDLMGRQALHAWRLRFRHPVTAAEETFTAPLPADMCAVLALLGRAHWTPDHEGELG, via the coding sequence CTGCGCCTGCGCGTGCCGGCCGAGGCCGCGGGCGAGCGGCTCGATCGCTGGCTGGCGGGCGCGGTGCCCCAGCGCAGCCGCAGCGCGCTGGCGCGGCTGATCCGCGAGGGCGCCCTGACCGTCGATGGCCGGCCGGCCCGCGCCGGGCAGGCCCTGCGCGGCGGCGAGGAGTTGCTGCTGCGCCTGCCCGAGCCCGTCCCCCTCGACCTCGAACCCGAAGCGGTGGACTTCACCCTGGTCCACGAGGACGAGCACCTCGCCGTGGTGGACAAGCCCGCCGGCGTGGTGGTGCACCCCGCGGCGGGCAACGCCACGGGGACCCTGGTGCAGGGCCTGCTCGCGCGGCTCGATGGGCTCGCCGGCATCGGCGACCGGCTGCGGCCGGGAATCGTCCACCGTCTGGACAAGGACACCAGCGGGCTGCTGCTGGTGGCGAAGACCGACGTCGCCCACCGGGCCCTGTCGGCCATGATCGCGGCCAGGGAGGTGAAGCGGGAGTACCTGGCCCTCGCCTGGGGCCGGCTGGCCGCGGCGGAGGGGGAGGTGGCCACGAACCTGGGGCGCGACCCGCGCAACCGCAAGCGGATGGCCGTCCTGGAGCGCGGCGGCAAGCCGGCGCTCACCCGCTACTCCCGCATAGACAGCCTTCCGGGCTTCGACTATATTCGCGTGGCACTCGAGACGGGGCGGACGCACCAGATCCGGGTCCACATGGCCCACCTGGGACACCCGCTGCTGGGAGACCCGCTCTACGGGGGACGCCGGGCGCGACTGCGCGCCAAGGAACGCGCGGCCCGGGAGCGCGAGCGCGCCGCGCTGGATCTGATGGGCCGGCAGGCCCTGCACGCCTGGCGGCTTCGGTTCCGGCATCCCGTCACGGCGGCGGAGGAGACGTTCACCGCGCCGCTGCCGGCGGACATGTGCGCGGTCCTGGCCCTGCTGGGACGCGCGCACTGGACTCCAGACCACGAAGGAGAGCTTGGATGA
- a CDS encoding alpha/beta fold hydrolase, translated as MTAPASLGLSLLLLAASLSPAVAAAPAPAEAGTRQFVYFVGGQSIGSERFDVENRGDTLLVSGELVLNQPMERRLRATTRVAGPDEHFVSYLLRTTRGDSLGASVFGDSLHLFAIGPSFNRESNVAAGEARTTIVDNGIASHLWLLGRHLARDPDRHDALLAVVPQQVWTGPLLRDAAEPATATLEGKPLEVLRHRFTIAGILTFIDTSADGEFYALNVPIQNFEIRRPGYEAPLQGAAPSAARRQFPTEGVTVEGGGPALGGTLTLPEGKGPWPACIFLHGSGPMDRDMALGPNRVFAELADGLAARGIASLRYDKRTYVMNRGKQNPAVYEDRTFTLKEEVMDDAHAAYALLRGDSRFDPNRLFLLGHSLGAGAAATLALEFEDEGEPLAGIVLLAPPGRDLLTILVDQYDVLLAQGSVTKDEVQRAQYQAEQMRSGNVGEDNIIFNAKARYWESVLYWKPWDDYRAQHAPALVLFGARDYQITTPDQEKWREVMDADGRTGSRLEVLPRLNHLFLPGTGTPGPAEFGVPGHLEAPFLEEIGGWMLAQRAH; from the coding sequence ATGACCGCTCCCGCCTCCCTCGGCCTGAGCCTGCTGCTGCTCGCCGCCTCCCTGTCCCCCGCCGTCGCCGCCGCCCCCGCTCCCGCCGAGGCCGGGACGCGGCAGTTCGTCTACTTCGTGGGGGGGCAGAGCATCGGCTCGGAGCGCTTCGACGTGGAGAACCGCGGCGACACGCTGCTCGTGTCGGGCGAGCTGGTGCTGAACCAGCCCATGGAGCGCCGCCTGCGGGCCACGACCCGGGTGGCGGGCCCGGACGAGCACTTCGTGTCCTACCTGCTGCGCACCACGCGCGGCGACAGCCTCGGCGCCTCGGTCTTCGGCGACTCGCTGCACCTCTTCGCCATCGGCCCCAGCTTCAACCGCGAGTCCAACGTGGCGGCGGGCGAGGCCAGGACCACCATCGTCGACAACGGCATCGCCTCGCACCTGTGGCTGCTCGGCCGGCATCTCGCCCGGGATCCCGACCGGCACGACGCCCTGCTCGCCGTGGTCCCCCAGCAGGTCTGGACGGGACCGCTGCTCCGCGACGCGGCCGAGCCCGCCACGGCGACCCTCGAGGGCAAGCCACTCGAAGTGCTGCGGCACCGCTTCACGATCGCCGGCATCCTGACCTTCATCGACACCAGCGCGGACGGTGAGTTCTACGCGCTGAACGTGCCCATCCAGAACTTCGAGATCCGGCGGCCCGGCTACGAGGCCCCGCTGCAGGGCGCCGCGCCCAGCGCCGCGCGCCGGCAGTTCCCCACCGAGGGCGTCACGGTGGAGGGCGGCGGCCCCGCGCTCGGCGGCACCCTCACGCTGCCCGAGGGCAAGGGTCCCTGGCCGGCCTGCATCTTCCTCCACGGATCGGGGCCGATGGACCGCGACATGGCGCTGGGCCCCAACCGCGTCTTCGCCGAGCTCGCCGACGGCCTCGCGGCCCGGGGCATCGCCAGCCTGCGCTACGACAAGCGGACCTACGTCATGAACCGCGGCAAGCAGAACCCCGCGGTCTACGAGGATCGCACCTTCACCCTGAAGGAAGAGGTGATGGACGACGCCCACGCCGCCTACGCGCTGCTGCGGGGCGACAGCCGCTTCGACCCCAACCGGCTCTTCCTGCTGGGTCACAGCCTGGGGGCCGGCGCCGCGGCCACGCTGGCGCTCGAGTTCGAGGACGAGGGCGAGCCCCTGGCGGGCATCGTGCTGCTCGCCCCGCCGGGCCGGGACCTGCTGACCATCCTCGTGGACCAGTACGACGTGCTGCTCGCCCAGGGCAGCGTGACCAAGGACGAGGTCCAGCGCGCCCAGTACCAGGCCGAGCAGATGCGAAGCGGCAACGTCGGCGAGGACAACATCATCTTCAACGCCAAGGCGCGCTACTGGGAGTCCGTCCTCTACTGGAAGCCCTGGGACGACTACCGCGCCCAGCACGCGCCGGCGCTGGTGCTCTTCGGCGCGCGGGACTACCAGATCACCACCCCCGACCAGGAGAAGTGGCGGGAGGTCATGGACGCCGACGGCCGGACAGGCTCCCGGCTCGAGGTGCTTCCGCGGCTCAACCATCTTTTCCTGCCGGGGACCGGGACGCCGGGGCCGGCCGAGTTCGGCGTCCCGGGCCATCTCGAGGCCCCGTTCCTGGAGGAGATCGGCGGCTGGATGCTGGCCCAGCGGGCGCACTGA
- a CDS encoding citrate/2-methylcitrate synthase encodes MTDRLENYFPGLEGVYVNESGMSFVDGQQGKLYYCGYSIEDLAANCNFEHVAFLLLYKRLPTRGELETFKEDLIRERYLDPHLKAIIVLTPKEGHPMAVLQALLAQLAMHDPELADRSIEAKRRKAMRIIAKMPLVVTYFDNLRGRERTVVRRNDLSHSANMLYMLTGRVPTPEEERIFDVALILHMDHGCNNSTFTARVVTSTEADLYTAVIAAVGSLSGPLHGGANERVIEMLEQIEDLSQVEPFVENMIKEGKKIMGFGHRVYKTLDPRATVLRRMAEDLAKERHDDHDLAKAIRFMEVTRKKLDEMGKTQIWPNVDFFSGVVYKALGLPKDMFTAVFAIARVVGWVGHHFEQMENNRIYRPRLAYIGRELGSPYVPLEKR; translated from the coding sequence ATGACTGATCGGCTGGAGAATTACTTCCCCGGGCTGGAAGGCGTTTACGTCAACGAAAGCGGCATGAGCTTCGTCGACGGACAGCAGGGCAAGCTCTACTACTGCGGCTACTCCATCGAGGACCTGGCCGCGAACTGCAACTTCGAGCACGTGGCGTTCCTGCTGCTCTACAAGCGGCTGCCCACGCGCGGCGAGCTGGAGACCTTCAAGGAAGACCTGATCCGCGAGCGCTACCTGGATCCGCACCTGAAGGCGATCATCGTGCTGACCCCCAAGGAGGGGCATCCGATGGCCGTGCTGCAGGCGCTGCTGGCGCAGCTGGCCATGCACGACCCGGAGCTGGCCGACCGCTCCATCGAGGCCAAGCGGCGCAAGGCCATGCGCATCATCGCCAAGATGCCGCTCGTGGTGACCTACTTCGACAATCTCCGCGGACGCGAGCGCACCGTGGTTCGCCGCAACGACCTCTCGCACTCGGCGAACATGCTCTACATGCTGACCGGCCGCGTGCCCACGCCCGAGGAGGAGCGCATCTTCGACGTCGCCCTGATCCTGCACATGGATCACGGCTGCAACAACTCCACCTTCACGGCACGCGTGGTCACGTCCACGGAGGCGGACCTCTACACGGCGGTGATCGCGGCGGTCGGCTCGCTGTCGGGCCCGCTGCACGGCGGCGCCAACGAGCGCGTGATCGAGATGCTCGAGCAGATCGAGGATCTCAGCCAGGTGGAGCCCTTCGTGGAAAACATGATCAAGGAGGGCAAGAAGATCATGGGCTTCGGGCACCGCGTCTACAAGACGCTGGACCCGCGCGCCACCGTGCTGCGGCGCATGGCCGAGGACCTGGCCAAGGAGCGCCACGACGACCACGACCTCGCCAAGGCCATCCGCTTCATGGAGGTCACGCGCAAGAAGCTCGACGAGATGGGCAAGACGCAGATCTGGCCCAACGTGGACTTCTTCTCCGGTGTGGTCTACAAGGCGCTGGGCCTGCCGAAGGACATGTTCACGGCGGTCTTCGCCATCGCGCGCGTGGTGGGCTGGGTCGGCCACCACTTCGAGCAGATGGAGAACAACCGCATCTACCGTCCGCGTCTGGCCTACATCGGCCGCGAGCTGGGCTCGCCCTACGTGCCGCTCGAGAAGCGCTAG
- a CDS encoding purine-nucleoside phosphorylase, with protein sequence MDDLYSRVEESAAFLRDRGLPRPSLVIVLGSGLDGLASRLEAAGSLPFGEVPRFASSTVDFHAGTLHWGRLAGLPVTVLEGRLHYYEGHSMAEVVHPLRALRALGAEGVVLCSAVGGLAPSLAVSDVVAVRDHINLMGANPLIGPNDERLGPRFPDFSAPYSPAWRRLAGELAAAAGHALPEGVLAGVAGPNLETAAEYRFLRSIGADLVGMSMVPETLAAVHMGMEVLGLAVVTDRCDPDALEPVDVPAILAAAAAARPRLEALILDFAKALNERKGVEQ encoded by the coding sequence ATGGACGATCTCTACTCACGCGTCGAGGAGTCGGCGGCGTTCCTGCGGGACCGCGGCCTGCCGCGGCCCTCGCTGGTCATCGTGCTGGGTTCGGGGCTGGACGGCCTCGCCTCGCGCCTCGAGGCGGCCGGCAGCCTGCCCTTCGGCGAGGTGCCGCGGTTCGCGTCCTCCACCGTGGACTTCCACGCCGGCACGCTGCACTGGGGACGGCTCGCGGGCCTGCCCGTGACCGTGCTGGAGGGACGCCTCCACTACTACGAGGGCCACAGCATGGCCGAGGTGGTGCATCCCCTGCGCGCGCTGCGGGCGCTGGGCGCCGAGGGCGTGGTGCTCTGCAGCGCGGTGGGCGGGCTGGCGCCGTCGCTCGCGGTGAGCGACGTCGTGGCCGTGCGCGATCACATCAACCTGATGGGCGCGAATCCGCTGATCGGCCCCAACGACGAGCGGCTGGGCCCCCGCTTCCCGGACTTCTCCGCGCCCTACAGCCCGGCGTGGCGTCGGCTGGCCGGCGAGCTGGCGGCGGCGGCCGGCCACGCGCTGCCCGAGGGCGTGCTGGCGGGAGTGGCCGGACCCAATCTGGAGACCGCGGCGGAGTACCGCTTCCTGCGGTCGATCGGCGCGGACCTGGTGGGCATGAGCATGGTGCCGGAGACCCTGGCCGCCGTGCACATGGGGATGGAGGTGCTGGGCCTCGCGGTGGTCACCGACCGCTGCGATCCCGACGCCCTCGAGCCCGTGGACGTGCCCGCCATCCTCGCGGCGGCGGCCGCGGCGCGGCCTCGCCTCGAGGCCCTGATCCTGGACTTCGCGAAGGCCCTGAACGAACGCAAAGGTGTGGAGCAATGA
- the lspA gene encoding signal peptidase II, producing MNSTRPSTDWRLFVAAVLLVLAADLVTKHLVVAGHWRAEYLWGLLRIVRVDNPGAAFGLFAGARGAFVAIKLAALVVILALLGRGQESRLTLPLALVFGGALGNLMDRLRGTGEVIDFIDLTVAGRHWYVFNIADASISIGAVLIVLTLLRGERRPAATNAPGDA from the coding sequence TTGAACTCGACAAGGCCTAGCACCGACTGGCGGCTCTTCGTCGCCGCCGTGCTGCTGGTGCTCGCCGCGGACCTGGTGACGAAGCACCTGGTGGTGGCCGGGCACTGGCGCGCGGAGTACCTCTGGGGCCTGCTGCGCATCGTGCGCGTGGACAACCCCGGCGCCGCCTTCGGCCTCTTCGCGGGCGCGCGGGGCGCCTTCGTGGCGATCAAGCTGGCGGCGCTGGTGGTGATCCTCGCGCTGCTGGGACGCGGCCAGGAGAGCCGGCTCACGCTGCCGCTGGCGCTGGTCTTCGGCGGCGCGCTGGGCAACCTGATGGATCGCCTGCGCGGGACCGGCGAGGTCATCGACTTCATCGACCTCACGGTGGCCGGCCGGCACTGGTACGTCTTCAACATCGCCGACGCCTCGATCAGCATCGGGGCGGTGCTCATCGTCCTCACGCTGCTGCGCGGGGAGCGCAGGCCGGCCGCGACGAACGCCCCCGGCGACGCCTAG
- a CDS encoding YggS family pyridoxal phosphate-dependent enzyme produces the protein MNEPPREQVGQRLREVRARIVEAARRAGRSPAAVRLVAVSKAATPAQVLGAYAAGQREFGESRVQDALPKLDLLPDDVVWHLIGHLQSNKVNKVLGRFDLVHAVDGFELGQRLSEKSLERELLTPVLLQVNCSGEESKQGVSPGEAEDLALALAELRGIVVKGLMTMAPPLQSGGAEAVRASFRQLAALRDGLRGRDLPRLPVEELSMGMSGDFEIAVEEGATILRVGAAIFGASPLDA, from the coding sequence ATGAACGAACCGCCCCGGGAACAGGTGGGTCAGCGCCTGCGCGAGGTCCGCGCGCGCATCGTGGAGGCGGCGCGCCGCGCCGGGCGCTCGCCGGCGGCGGTGCGCCTCGTCGCCGTGAGCAAGGCGGCCACGCCGGCCCAGGTGCTGGGGGCCTACGCCGCCGGGCAGCGGGAGTTCGGCGAAAGCCGCGTCCAGGACGCCCTGCCCAAGCTGGACCTGCTGCCCGACGACGTGGTCTGGCATCTCATCGGCCACCTGCAGAGCAACAAGGTGAACAAGGTGCTCGGGCGCTTCGATCTCGTCCACGCGGTGGACGGCTTCGAGCTGGGCCAGCGCCTGTCGGAGAAATCCCTGGAGCGCGAGCTGCTCACGCCGGTGCTGCTGCAGGTGAACTGCTCGGGGGAGGAGAGCAAGCAGGGCGTGTCGCCCGGCGAGGCCGAGGACCTGGCGCTGGCGCTGGCGGAGCTGCGGGGGATCGTCGTGAAGGGCCTCATGACCATGGCCCCTCCGCTCCAGAGTGGCGGGGCCGAGGCCGTCCGGGCGAGCTTCCGCCAGCTGGCGGCGCTGCGCGACGGGCTCCGCGGCCGCGACCTGCCCCGCCTGCCCGTGGAGGAGCTGTCCATGGGCATGAGCGGCGACTTCGAGATCGCCGTGGAGGAGGGCGCCACGATCCTGCGCGTGGGCGCGGCCATCTTCGGCGCGTCGCCGCTCGACGCTTGA